The Polyangium mundeleinium genome contains the following window.
GTCAATCCTCGGGGAGCGCCGCTTCGCCGAGCCACTCGGCGACCGGATCGTCCGTCTTCGGCGTCTTCAGGATCGTGCCGTCGGAGCCGTCCTTGCGCACGACGAGCGTGCGGCGCGTCATCGTGTCCGAGTTCTCACGCGCCACGACCGTGATGACGTTCACGCCCGGCCGGAGCGGCGCATCGAACTCGAACGTCGCCTTCTTGGGGTCGGCGCCGTCGCGGTTCGACTTGTAGTAGAGCTTGCGCGAACCGACGAAGACGTACAGGTCGAGCAAGCGCTCGCCATCGGAGGCGGCGCCCGTGATCTTCACCTTCTCGTCGCGCGTGGCCATGGCCGAGGCGTTCACGTCGAGCGTGGGCGGCGCCTTCGAGTAGACGTCCTCGAAGGACGGCGTGACGGACGCAGCGCCGCTGCCCTGCGTGGCCTCCGCGGCGAGCACGAAGGCGAAGCGGCTCGAACCGAGGTCGACCTTGTAGAAGTCGCCCACCTTGCCCGTGATGGCCACGGTCTCGCCGGGCCGCAGCTTGCCGAAGACGAGCGCGTTCGCGTCCGCCGTCGCGAACAGCGTCGCGCCCTGCAGGCCGGCCTTCGCCGTGCCCGCGGCCTTCGTGAGCGTGATCGGGCCGCCGACGGGGATCTTCACCTTCTCCGTGGCGACCTCGCGCAGATCGCGATCGCCGACGGACAGGCTCAGCGTCGCCTCGGTGTCTTGCAGCTCGGGCTGCACGTCGAAGGTGAAGACCACCTTGCGCACGTCGCCGGGGTTCATGTTCGAGATGTCGAACCGGCCGGCGCGCAGGAGCAGGCCCTCGCCCGAGAGGTTCGCGATGTTCGCCTGCGTCTCGAACGAGCGGCCCTTGCCGACGTTCTTCACGGTCAGGTACATCGACACGCCCTCGCCGCGCTGGATGCGGCCGTCGCCGTTGCCGCTGCGGTCGTCGACGATCTGGTAGGCGTACTGGAAGAGCGGGCGCTCGAGGGCGCGGATCGTCGGGCGGAACTCGGCCGCCGGGGGCTCGAAGCCGCCTGCGGCCTCGAACTTCACCTTCACGCCGTCGGCGCGGCTCAACGCGTCCATCGGGATCTTGCAGATGCGCTTCTGGTTCGCGAGGCGCGGCTTCGTCGTGCCGACCTTGCGGCCCTCGACCTCACACCAGCCGAGCGGCGCCTTCGAGGTCTTGCTCTGGCCGGGCGCGATCTTGCCGAAGACGAGCTCCTTGCCGTCGAGGTAGCCGCTGTCGCTCTCGGTGGAGGCGCGCAGGCGGTAGATCGGCAGCTTGCCGTTGTTTTTCACCGTGACCGAGAGGTTCATCGGCTCGCCCGCCGTCACCTCGTTGTTCGCGCGGTCCGTCTCGACCTTCACTTCGAGGTCGCTCTTCGCCGGTCCCTGTGCGCCCTCGGGTGCGTCGGACCAGTCGTAGCCGAGCTTCGACAGCTCCGCGGCGACCTTGTCGAGCTCGTCCTTGCGCGCCTTCTCGATGTAGTCGCGCGAGGCGTCGATCTGCGCGTTGCGCGCGGCGCCGGGGGGCAGGCGCTGCGCGAGGTCACGCGCGAAGCGGATCGGGAAGTCCACGCGGAAGTCGTCGTCGGTCTCGCCGCCGCGCTCGCGCATGTCCTCGCGCTCGGCGCTCGTGAGCTGGTAGCGCACGACCTCGCGCGGCTTCGACCCGGGCTGGGCCTTGCCGTTCGTCAGGTGCGCCGAGAGATCACGCTCGCGCAGGCCGTCCTTCTGGATCGTGAGATCCATCTCGAGCTCGTCGACCGTCATCGGATCGAGCTCGATGTCGGGCGTGACGCCGACGCCCTGGATCGAGACGTCGCCGGGCGTGAGGTACTGCGCGATCGTGAGCTTGAGCGCGGCCTTCTCCGGCGTGACGTCGGGGAAGACGAGCTGCACGCTGCCCTTGCCGAACGTCGTCGAGCCGACGATGACCGCGCGATCGTGGTTCTTCAGCGCGCCCGCGACGATCTCGCTCGCGCTGGCGGAGTTGCCGTTGACGAGGACGACGATGGGGTACGTAGGCTCGGTGCCGGGGCCCTTGGCCTTCTTCTCGTCGCGGCCCTCGGAGGCGCCCACAGTGGAGACGATGACGCCGTCCGCGAGGAACTTGTCGGCGACGCGCGTGGCCTGATCGAGCAGGCCGCCCGGGTTGCCGCGCAGGTCGAGCACAAGGCCCTTCAGCGAGCCCTTGTTTCGCAGATCGTCGAGCGCGAGGTCGAGCTCCGTCGACGTCGTCGCCTGGAAGTTCTTGATGCGCACGTAGCCGATGCCCGAGGCCTCGAGTGGGCGCGACTCGATGGAGCGAACCTTGATGACCTCACGCACGAGCTCGTAGGGCTTCGGCGTCTGCCAGCCTTGCTCGCCGTCGCGCGTGACCCACACCGTGACCTTCGTCCCGGGGTCGCCGCGCAGGCGGCGCACGGCGTCGTCGAGCGGCATGTTGAGCGTCGACTCGTTGTTGATCTTGACGATCCGATCGTGACGCTTGATGCCCGCGCGCCCCGCCGGCGTGTCCGGCATGGGGTTGATCACGGTGAGGACCTGATCGCGGATCGAGATCACGATGCCGAGGCCGCCGAAATGGCCCGACGTGGAGAGGTTCATCTCCTTGTAGGCCTCGGGGCTCAAAAAGACCGAGTGCGGGTCGAGCGTGTGCAACATGCCGTTGCACGCCGCGTACTCGACCTCGCGCAGATCGACCTCGGTGCCGCGCAGGTTTTTCTGGAGGAACGCGAAGACCTCGCGCAGGCGCGCCGATACGTCCCAGGGGCCCTGCACGTTGTCGATGCGGAACTTCTTCTCCGCCGTCTCGACGCGGACGGTCACCTCGTTCGGATCGTCGTTCACGACGATCACCTGGGCGACGTCACGCTGGACATAGTTCAGCGCCGAAAGAAGCATCTCCTTCGGCTTGACCCGTCCCGGCTCGACGTACTTGTCGCGGATGAGCTTGAGCGTCTCGTTGACGGCTTCGAGGCGCGTCAGATCGTAGGGCGCTTTCGTCGTGGGGCCGCCGCCCGTCACGGCGAGGGCGGGTTCGAACCCGCGCCACAGACCGCCCGCCCCGAACTGCACCGCGAAAAACGCAGCGATGGCGAACGTGGCAAACGCGATGCCGATCTTCCCGAGACGCTCGAGGACCTTCATACGATTCCCCGAGTATAAACCTCAGGGCGTCCGCGTCGACCACGCGCTGCGCGGCCGGCCCCTCGCCTGGAAAGAAAGATCGCGGGCCGACGCGCTTACGACGTCGACTTCTCGCCGCCTTCGTCTTCCTTCTTCGGGAGCTGCTTCGGCGGGGGTTGGTCCTCGTCCTTGAGGCCCTTCTTGAAGTTTCGGATGCCCTCGCCGAGGCCCTTCCCGATGTCGGAGATGCGCCCGGCGCCGAACAAGAGCAGAGCGACGCCCAGGATGAGAAGGAGTTCGGTGATGCTCAGTCGGCCCATGGTCGTGCTCCTGCCCGGGGAAGCGTCGAGCTTCCCGCGTCCACTCCACCCGTACCACCCTCGGGCGCCTCCGGCAATGGACGCCAAGGCCGCAGGATCGCGGGTGAAGGGGACGCGGGTCGCTGGATCCGCCGTCTTCTTTCGTCATGCGCCCGGGGCGCGGCGTGACCCGAGAATTCGCGCGAAGCGGGCCGCCAGGAGCGGACCGAGCAGGCCGAGCGCAGGGATGAGGGCATAAGCGAAGAGCGGGCTCTTTTCGCGTTCGAGCGCCGAGAGGACGAGGAGCGCGAGCGCCGGGCCGGCGAGGCCGACGAAAAGAGCGAGCGCGCGGCCGCTGATCGAGGAGACGAGCACGGCGAGGCTCGCGAGCAGGGCGCTCGCCGCCGACGTCGCGCCGAGGAGCGCAGCCCGCACGGGGGCGCGGAGGTTCGAGGGGCGGCCGAGGGGCAGGAGGCCCCGCACCGACGCGCGGGCGACACGGACGGTCATGGGGCCGGTCGTTTCGTTCGAGGGCAAAGCAAGGACGAGGTCGTCGGCCACGAGGGAAGCCGTATCGGCGGAGAGCTCGATCGAGCGTGCCGCGAGCGC
Protein-coding sequences here:
- a CDS encoding MXAN_5808 family serine peptidase, which translates into the protein MKVLERLGKIGIAFATFAIAAFFAVQFGAGGLWRGFEPALAVTGGGPTTKAPYDLTRLEAVNETLKLIRDKYVEPGRVKPKEMLLSALNYVQRDVAQVIVVNDDPNEVTVRVETAEKKFRIDNVQGPWDVSARLREVFAFLQKNLRGTEVDLREVEYAACNGMLHTLDPHSVFLSPEAYKEMNLSTSGHFGGLGIVISIRDQVLTVINPMPDTPAGRAGIKRHDRIVKINNESTLNMPLDDAVRRLRGDPGTKVTVWVTRDGEQGWQTPKPYELVREVIKVRSIESRPLEASGIGYVRIKNFQATTSTELDLALDDLRNKGSLKGLVLDLRGNPGGLLDQATRVADKFLADGVIVSTVGASEGRDEKKAKGPGTEPTYPIVVLVNGNSASASEIVAGALKNHDRAVIVGSTTFGKGSVQLVFPDVTPEKAALKLTIAQYLTPGDVSIQGVGVTPDIELDPMTVDELEMDLTIQKDGLRERDLSAHLTNGKAQPGSKPREVVRYQLTSAEREDMRERGGETDDDFRVDFPIRFARDLAQRLPPGAARNAQIDASRDYIEKARKDELDKVAAELSKLGYDWSDAPEGAQGPAKSDLEVKVETDRANNEVTAGEPMNLSVTVKNNGKLPIYRLRASTESDSGYLDGKELVFGKIAPGQSKTSKAPLGWCEVEGRKVGTTKPRLANQKRICKIPMDALSRADGVKVKFEAAGGFEPPAAEFRPTIRALERPLFQYAYQIVDDRSGNGDGRIQRGEGVSMYLTVKNVGKGRSFETQANIANLSGEGLLLRAGRFDISNMNPGDVRKVVFTFDVQPELQDTEATLSLSVGDRDLREVATEKVKIPVGGPITLTKAAGTAKAGLQGATLFATADANALVFGKLRPGETVAITGKVGDFYKVDLGSSRFAFVLAAEATQGSGAASVTPSFEDVYSKAPPTLDVNASAMATRDEKVKITGAASDGERLLDLYVFVGSRKLYYKSNRDGADPKKATFEFDAPLRPGVNVITVVARENSDTMTRRTLVVRKDGSDGTILKTPKTDDPVAEWLGEAALPED
- the tatA gene encoding twin-arginine translocase TatA/TatE family subunit; the protein is MGRLSITELLLILGVALLLFGAGRISDIGKGLGEGIRNFKKGLKDEDQPPPKQLPKKEDEGGEKSTS